TTATGTAAGTTGCTCATTGTGATTTTTTTCTGTACAATGAGACGAAGTTAATTTTTATATAAAAGGGGCGATTATTGTGGCAAAGGTATACGTCTTCGACCATCCACTTATTCAGCATAAACTTACATACATTCGTGATAAAAATACAGGAACAAAAGAGTTCCGTGAATTGGTAGACGAAGTTGCAACACTCATGGCATTTGAAATCACAAGAGATATGTCACTTGAAGATATCGAGATTGAAACGCCAGTATGTTCGGCAAAATCAAAGGTATTATCAGGAAAGAAAATTGGGATTGTACCGATTTTGCGTGCAGGAATCGGTATGGTTGATGGTATCTTGAAGTTAATTCCAGCTGCGAAAGTAGGACATGTCGGATTATACCGCGATCCAGAAACATTAATGCCTGTTGAATACTACATCAAGCTCCCAAGTGATGTGGAAGAGCGTGAATTCATCGTCGTTGACCCAATGCTCGCAACAGGGGGGTCAGCAAATGTGGCGATCGAAAGCTTGAAAAAGCGCGGCGCCAAAAATATCAAATTTATGTGTTTGATTGCGGCACCAGAGGGTGTAGAAGCTGTTAAGGCAGCACATCCTGATGTAGATATCTATATTGCTGCGTTAGATGAGAAGTTGAATGATCATGGTTACATTGTACCTGGATTAGGTGACGCTGGGGATCGGTTGTTTGGGACGAAATAAGGGTTTTCTGAAGCTGAGTAGACTGATGTCTGCTCAGTTTTTTTGTTGTGGTTTTTCCAAATATTGTATAATTGTACAAAAGGGTTTGAAAAGTGTACAAAAGCCCTCGAAAAGTGTACAAAAACCACTAAAATTTGTACAAAACCCCATGAGAAATGTTCAAAACTCAAGGCAGACCAATAATGTTCACCATATCTACCAATAATCCTTAAAGGAATTCGACAATATTTCTAGAATTTAGACAACAAATTCCTAAAAAGAGGTGACAATAAGTGATCAAATTAGAACTAATCGTTCCGGTTCAGGCGGAACAATGTATAGCTTTGTTGAAAAGGATGCCAAAAGGGCACCCAGTAAGACCAATGGTAGAAAAAGATTTACGAATTTGGCTGAAAGGGTATTATGGAGAACTGAATGTGGGTTACCATCTATCATTTTTACCAGAAGAGGAATATTTCATATTTCATGGATTGCGATTGAAGGACAAAAAGTCATTTCAAATGGATTTACTGCTGGTATCAGCCAAATTTGCTTTAATTATTGAAGTGAAGAATATATCAGGTAAATTAAAGTTTAAAAAGGGATCGGACCTGATGACTAGAGAATTAAATAACCTGGAAGAAGGTATGGATAACCCGATTCAGCAGGTCAAACGGCACCATCTCCAATTCAATAATTGGCTAAAGGATCATCAATTTAAGGGAATACCGGTGGAGCGCCTAGTGGTTATTAGTAAAACGTCGACGATTATAGAAACTACCCAGGACAACTTACATATCTTTCAAAAGTTGATTTATGCTGAATCATTGATTGATAAAATAAGGGAGTTGGAAACAAAATATACGAAGCCTCGAATAACCAAAAAAGTTCTAACCCAACTATCTGATACCCTCCTGAAAGAACACGATCTCATCATTCCTGATGTCCTCGAAAAATATAATCTTTCCCCATCTGACATAAAGCCAGGAGTTCAATGTACCAGTTGTAACTCATTTAAAATGAAGTACATATCAGCCAGTTGGCGGTGCGACATATGTCATTTCACTTCCAAGAAGGCACATCTAGCAGCGATTAAGGATTATTTCCTAATTTTAAATACAACGATCACTAGGAAACAGCTTGCTGAATTTCTCGAAATTGCTCCGACTAAAGCTAGGTACATTCTGCTCTCCCTAAACCTCCCATCCACCGGCACAAAACGTAGCACCAAATACTCTCTACCAAAAAACTGCATACTTTCCCCGTTAAATGAAAACGATATGAAAAAAGGGGAATTTTTCACATGAAAAAATGGACACTTTTATTGGTACTTGTTTTCTCCCTCCAAACAACGACTTCGGCCCGTTCACTTGATACACCTCCGATTCCAAAAGAACGGATTGCGATTGTGGTTCTTGATAACCCGCAATCCCCTCAGGATATCCAACTGCTCATTAAACCATATAAGGACATTCATCTTCGGCATGTGTTTCAAGAAGCGATTTATGGTTTTTCTGTTGAAGGGAACCCTGAATCGATCGAGAAACTGGCGCAACAAAACAGCAAGCAAATCATAAGCGTTTCCCCTGTGAACGAGTATAAAGCACAGGGTGAGGAAGGGGTTAAGATTATCGGCGGCGAAGAGATTCGCGGTCTCTTTGATAAACAAAATCGGCGCTTGACGGGTAAAGGTGTAACCGTGGGGGTTATTGATACAGGTGTGGATTACACCCATCCTGACCTTAAAAGAAATTTTGCCGGCGGGCGTGATCTCGTCGATAATGATTCGGATCCTATGGAAACGAAAACCTTAGGAAGAGCGACAGTCCATGGCACCCACGTTGCTGGAATTATTGCGGCGAATGGAAAATTAAAAGGAGTGGCACCCGACGCGAAAATTTTGGCTTACCGTGCACTTGGGCCTGGCGGCGGGGGCACAACCGAGAATGTTCTGGCTGCCATCGAGCAGGCGATTAAGGATAAAGTCGATATTATGAACCTTTCGCTTGGAAATGATATCAACGGTCCCGATCTGCCAATCAGCCTTGCCCTCAACCGAGCTGTCGATAGAGGAATCGTTGCGATTGCCGCATCGGGGAATTCTGGGCCAAATGTTTGGACAGTGGGATCTCCAGGAACCGCCTCGAAGGCGATATCGGTTGGAGCTTCCACCCCCACGATCGAGGTCCCTTATCTATTAATAGAAGGAATGCGGGAAAAATTACGAATTCAACCGCTGGAAGGGTCCGCAAATTGGGACCTTGACCGCTCTTATCCAATCGTAGATGGCGGTATTGGTACAGCAGCAGATTTAAAAGAAGTTACGGGAAAAATTGTTCTCATTAAAAGAGGAAAAATAACGTTTTCTGAGAAGGCGAAAAATGCTCGTGAGGCTGGAGCTAAGGCAGTGATTATCTATAATAATCTAAGCGGCGGCTTTATGGGCAATCTCGAGGAGCAGATTGATATCCCGGTCGGTTCAATTACGAAAAAGGATGGGGAGCTTTTAAAAAGCAAACCGAACACCTTGGCAACTATCGCTATCTCAGAGGAAAAGGACCTCCTTGCAGATTTTAGTTCGCGGGGACCGGTCACGGACACGTGGGAGGTAAAGCCTGATATTGTGGCGCCTGGTGTTGCGATTAACTCAACCATTCCTGGCGGCTATCTTTCACTGCAGGGCACGAGCATGGCGGCACCACATGTGGCGGGTGCATGTGCACTAATTAAACAGGCACACCCAGAGTGGACACCGGATCAAATTAAGGCGGCGTTAATGAATACAGCTAAACCGTTAGAGAAAAACGGAAAACTATATCGGACGTACGAGCAGGGGGCAGGGAGAATTCAGGTGAATGAAGCAGTGAAAGCGACTTCCCTTGTCAGCCCAAGTTCACTTCGATTTGGAAAGTTTGAAAGTGAAGGGGACAATCACAAGACCTTTTTACATGTAGAAAACCTAGGTGGTAAACCTGTACGTTATACGTTCGACATTCCGAAGCAGGCAGATGGTTTGAAATGGAGTTTCCCGTTGGCGTTTACACTGCAGCCTGGAGAGGCGCGGGATGTAAAGCTGGAATTAGAAGTAAATCCAGCTGAGCTGAAGGGGAAAATTCATGATGGTTATCTAACCATCCATGCCGGGGCAAATCCGATTCAAATTCCTTATATCTATGTTCTTGAAGAACCGAACTATCCGAGAGTAATGGGCTTTGACTTTAAGGACGGGGATCGGCAGGGAACTTATCGGTATGAAGTGTACCTGCCAGGTGGCGCGGAGGAGTTTGGTATTGCTCTTTTCAATCCAGATGATTTCCGATTTGTCGGCTTCTTAGATACCAATCAGAATGTTAAGAAAGGATTAATGAGCAAGGAAATAACAGAAGAAAATCTCCCGCCTGATGGCGTTTATCTTGCAAAGGTGTTCGCCAAAAAGGCTGGAAAGGAAGACTTTATTGAAACGATGCTCGTAATCGGAGAAGCCGTTCGATAAGACAGAAAGGGGTGGACATATGGAGCCACTCCTTGTCAATTTTGTTCACAAAATTGTCACAATTACATCACTAAAATAAAGCGAAATTACACTACAATTATAGTGTTAACTAAAACTTCCAAATGGAAGAAATTACTCAGAATAGTTTGTGGATTAATTCACGTAAATCCATTGACATTGGAAAATGGCTGAGGTATGCTAACAAAGGATGTAAAATGAGAGGGTTTTCATGTAATTTGACAAAATTCTCGAAAATTCGACACATTCTCATACGTACATAAACCTCGTATTTTGATGTATTCTCTAAAGGTGAGGATGCGATAGTATGCGTAATGAAAACCGCAATCCGCTCAAGGCGTATGCCCTAATGTCCGCCATCCTAGCTTCCCTTGTTGGTTCCATTTTGATTGGGATTTTTGCAGGCAGATGGCTGGATAAAGTGTGGGGTACCGAACCAATTTTCTTAATAATTGGACTGTTTATAGGTTTAGCGGCTGGGATTTACTCTATGCTCTTTTCAATCCGCAAGTTCTATTCAGGAGATTAAACCAACCATGCCAGAATTTCAAACAATGTTTACCCGACAGCGAAAGTGGATGTTTTTTTTATTGTCTTTTTATGTGCTTGGCTGGGGGTTCACTTCGCAGCAATCAATCTTTCTTGGATTGATTCTTGGGACAAGTTTGAGCCTTTTTAATTTGTGGTTGATGGCTCGAAAAATCGACAAATTTGGACAAGCGGCTGCTGAAGGGAGAACGGTTCGTTCACTTGGATCTTTTTCACGAATGGCAACCGGTGCACTGGCGATTGTCATCACAATGAGGTATCCTGAACAGTTTCACCTCATTAGTGTGGTTATAGGATTAATGACATCCTACATTGTCATTATGATAGATTTTTTTACGCACAATTTATTTTCAGATAAATAGCGGGGGAAGCGAGGTGAATACTGTTGCATCACGAAGCTCCAATAGTTACGTTTCTTGGGCTCCAATTTAATTTGGCAAACATTTTGATGATTACCATAGCTAGTGCAATTGTCTTTTTGTTAGCCGTCCTATCCACTCGTAGACTGGCCATGAAACCAACCGGAATGCAAAACTTCATGGAATGGGTTATGGATTTTGTTAAAAACATTATTAACAGTACGATGGATTGGAAAGATGGCGGACGATTCCATATTCTCGGAATTACCATCATCATGTATATCTTTGTAGCAAATATGCTGGGACTACCATTCTCAATTGTAGTTGACGGAGTTCTTTGGTGGAAATCTCCAACAGCAGATCCTGCTGTAACCTTGACCTTAGCCACATTGATAGTAGGATTATCTCACTACTATGGTGTCAAGATGAAAGGTGCAGGAGCATATGGAAGGGAATTCTTTAAACCATTCTGGTTTATGTTCCCGATTAAAATTATTGAAGAGTTTGCAAATACTTTGACTCTCGGTCTCCGTCTTTACGGAAACATCTATGCGGGGGAAATTTTATTAAGCTTACTCGCAGCTGGTTTAGCAACCGGTGTGGGCGGAACAATTGCCGCTGCACTGCCAATGCTAGTATGGCAAGGCTTCTCAGTCTTTGTCGGTGCCATCCAATCTTTTATTTTCTGTATGTTAACAATGGTGTACTTAGCTCACAAAGTGAGCAGCGACCATTAGCATAAAACCGTTCTTTTCATAAGAACAAAAATTAAGAATTCATTTTTTTATACATTAAAGGAGGAAATTTTCAAATGGGTCTTTTAGCAGCAGCAATCGCAATTGGTTTAGCAGCACTAGGTGCTGGTATCGGTAACGGTCTTATCGTATCAAAAACTGTAGAAGGTATCGCTCGTCAACCAGAAGCTCGCGGTATGCTTCAAACTACAATGTTCATCGGGGTTGCGTTAGTTGAGGCGATTCCTATCATCGCGGTTGTTATCGCGTTCATGGTTCAAGGTCAATAATCGAGCACACTCGTGTTCATATAAATGGCGAAGATCATTCGTGAGAACCTTCGCCATTCGTTTATGTTCATTCCTATACATAAACGATTGATTTCGACAATTATTTCGACTGATATATAGGTTGTTTTAAGGAAAGACCTTGAAGGGAGTGAATCGCAGGTGTTAACAAATAGTTTTGTATTAGGTTCTGCTGAAGCAGCAGCACATTCTGGTGTAAACTGGGGAGATATTATTTTCCAACTTGTTATGTTTATCATCTTAATGGTATTGCTGAAAATATTTGCTTGGGGTCCTTTAATGGGCATCATGAAACAGCGTGAAGAGCATGTTGCTGGAGAAATTTCAGCAGCAGAACAAAGTCGCGTTGAAGCAAAGAAACTATTAGAAGAGCAGCGTTCTCTTTTAAAAGAAGCTCGCTCAGAAGCACAAGTTTTAATTGAAAATGCGAAAAAACAGGGCGACATTCAGCGTGAAGAAATCATTGCTGTAGCTCGTACTGAAGCAGATCGCATAAAAGAGTCTGCGAAGCTTGAAATTGAGCAGCAGAAAGAAAAAGCGGTTGCCGCTATTCGTGAACAAGTTGCTTCCTTGTCTGTCTTAATTGCTTCTAAAGTGATAGAAAAAGAATTGAATGCAGCAGACCAAGATAAACTGATTAACGAATATATTCAAGAGGCAGGAGAAAAGCGATGAGCAACTCCATGGTAGCAAAACGCTACGCGTTGGCTCTTTTTCAAATCGCAAAAGAACAACAGCTTCTTGAAGTAATAGAAGAAGAACTTCGTGTAGTAAAGGAAGTTATGGTATACAATGCTGATTTAAAGGCAGTATTAAACTCTTCAAAACTTACACTTGATAAGAAAAAAGAGATACTAAAAGCAGCCTTTTCAACTGTAAATCCATATGTACTGAATACACTATTGATCTTGATTGATCGCCACCGCGAAGACGAGATCATTGAAGTAGCTAACCAATTCTTTGAATTAGTAAATGATGAAAAGGGAGTTGCTGAAGCTGAAGTTTACAGCACACGTGAGCTTACAGAAGCAGAACGTGAAGCAATCTCTGCAACGTTTGCAGCAAAGATTGGCAAGAAATCACTAAGAATTGAAAATATCGTGGATTCCGAACTGCTTGGCGGCGTTAAGCTCCGTATCGGAAACCGTATATACGACGGCTCTTTGCGCGGAAAGCTAGACCGTTTAGAACGTAAATTGTTAAGCTAAGATTCGTAGATAGGGGTGAAACTCATGAGCATCAAAGCTGAAGAAATTAGTGCCCTGATAAAACAGCAAATTGAAAACTATCAGGCTGAAATTCAAGTGAGTGATGTAGGTACAGTTATCTCTGTTGGTGACGGTATCGCACGTGTTCATGGCCTCGACAATGTCATGGCCGGAGAACTTGTTGAATTTTCAAACGGCGTTATGGGAATGGCTCAAAACCTTGAGGCAAATAACGTAGGTATTATTATTCTTGGACCTTACACTGACATTAAAGAAGGTGACGAGGTTCGACGTACAGGACGCATCATGGAGGTTCCAGTAGGTGAGGAACTAATTGGTCGTGTTGTTAACTCTTTAGGACAACCAGTTGATGGTATGGGTCCAATCAATACAACAAAAACTCGCCCTATTGAAGCAGTAGCTTCAGGCGTTATGGCTCGTAAATCCGTTCATGAGCCGTTACAAACAGGTATTAAAGCCATTGACGCGCTTGTGCCAATCGGCCGCGGTCAGCGTGAGTTAATTATCGGAGACCGTCAAACAGGTAAAACGTCTGTTGCAATCGATACAATCTTGAACCAAAAAGGTCAAAACATGATCTGTATCTACGTTGCAATTGGTCAAAAGGAATCAACAGTACGTGGTGCCGTTGAAACCCTTCGTAAGCACGGTGCGTTAGAGTACTCTATCGTAGTAACTGCATCTGCTTCACAACCAGCTCCATTGTTATTCTTAGCTCCTTATGCTGGGGTTGCAATGGGTGAAGAATTCATGTATAACGGCAAGCACGTCCTAATCGTATATGATGATTTATCAAAACAAGCGGCTGCATACCGTGAGCTTTCCCTATTACTTCGCCGTCCTCCAGGTCGTGAAGCATATCCAGGGGATGTATTCTACTTGCACTCCCGTTTATTAGAGCGTGCAGCAAAATTGAACGACACACTAGGTGCTGGTTCGATCACTGCATTGCCATTTATCGAAACACAAGCAGGTGACGTTTCTGCTTATATCCCAACAAACGTTATCTCCATCACAGATGGACAAATTTTCTTACAATCTGACCTTTTCTTCTCCGGTGTTCGTCCAGCGATCAACGCAGGTCTTTCCGTTTCTCGTGTAGGTGGA
This genomic stretch from Neobacillus niacini harbors:
- the upp gene encoding uracil phosphoribosyltransferase gives rise to the protein MAKVYVFDHPLIQHKLTYIRDKNTGTKEFRELVDEVATLMAFEITRDMSLEDIEIETPVCSAKSKVLSGKKIGIVPILRAGIGMVDGILKLIPAAKVGHVGLYRDPETLMPVEYYIKLPSDVEEREFIVVDPMLATGGSANVAIESLKKRGAKNIKFMCLIAAPEGVEAVKAAHPDVDIYIAALDEKLNDHGYIVPGLGDAGDRLFGTK
- a CDS encoding nuclease-related domain-containing protein produces the protein MIKLELIVPVQAEQCIALLKRMPKGHPVRPMVEKDLRIWLKGYYGELNVGYHLSFLPEEEYFIFHGLRLKDKKSFQMDLLLVSAKFALIIEVKNISGKLKFKKGSDLMTRELNNLEEGMDNPIQQVKRHHLQFNNWLKDHQFKGIPVERLVVISKTSTIIETTQDNLHIFQKLIYAESLIDKIRELETKYTKPRITKKVLTQLSDTLLKEHDLIIPDVLEKYNLSPSDIKPGVQCTSCNSFKMKYISASWRCDICHFTSKKAHLAAIKDYFLILNTTITRKQLAEFLEIAPTKARYILLSLNLPSTGTKRSTKYSLPKNCILSPLNENDMKKGEFFT
- the atpA gene encoding F0F1 ATP synthase subunit alpha: MSIKAEEISALIKQQIENYQAEIQVSDVGTVISVGDGIARVHGLDNVMAGELVEFSNGVMGMAQNLEANNVGIIILGPYTDIKEGDEVRRTGRIMEVPVGEELIGRVVNSLGQPVDGMGPINTTKTRPIEAVASGVMARKSVHEPLQTGIKAIDALVPIGRGQRELIIGDRQTGKTSVAIDTILNQKGQNMICIYVAIGQKESTVRGAVETLRKHGALEYSIVVTASASQPAPLLFLAPYAGVAMGEEFMYNGKHVLIVYDDLSKQAAAYRELSLLLRRPPGREAYPGDVFYLHSRLLERAAKLNDTLGAGSITALPFIETQAGDVSAYIPTNVISITDGQIFLQSDLFFSGVRPAINAGLSVSRVGGSAQIKAMKKVAGTLRLDLASYRELEAFAQFGSDLDKATQAKLNRGARTVEVLKQDLHKPLSVEKQVAILYALTRGFLDDIPLEDIRRFESEFLNWLDHNRKDLLDHIVKTKDLPSDDDMAAALNAFKKTFAVSE
- the atpB gene encoding F0F1 ATP synthase subunit A, which gives rise to MHHEAPIVTFLGLQFNLANILMITIASAIVFLLAVLSTRRLAMKPTGMQNFMEWVMDFVKNIINSTMDWKDGGRFHILGITIIMYIFVANMLGLPFSIVVDGVLWWKSPTADPAVTLTLATLIVGLSHYYGVKMKGAGAYGREFFKPFWFMFPIKIIEEFANTLTLGLRLYGNIYAGEILLSLLAAGLATGVGGTIAAALPMLVWQGFSVFVGAIQSFIFCMLTMVYLAHKVSSDH
- a CDS encoding F0F1 ATP synthase subunit delta; its protein translation is MSNSMVAKRYALALFQIAKEQQLLEVIEEELRVVKEVMVYNADLKAVLNSSKLTLDKKKEILKAAFSTVNPYVLNTLLILIDRHREDEIIEVANQFFELVNDEKGVAEAEVYSTRELTEAEREAISATFAAKIGKKSLRIENIVDSELLGGVKLRIGNRIYDGSLRGKLDRLERKLLS
- a CDS encoding F0F1 ATP synthase subunit B, whose protein sequence is MLTNSFVLGSAEAAAHSGVNWGDIIFQLVMFIILMVLLKIFAWGPLMGIMKQREEHVAGEISAAEQSRVEAKKLLEEQRSLLKEARSEAQVLIENAKKQGDIQREEIIAVARTEADRIKESAKLEIEQQKEKAVAAIREQVASLSVLIASKVIEKELNAADQDKLINEYIQEAGEKR
- the atpE gene encoding F0F1 ATP synthase subunit C, translating into MGLLAAAIAIGLAALGAGIGNGLIVSKTVEGIARQPEARGMLQTTMFIGVALVEAIPIIAVVIAFMVQGQ
- a CDS encoding S8 family serine peptidase, whose product is MKKWTLLLVLVFSLQTTTSARSLDTPPIPKERIAIVVLDNPQSPQDIQLLIKPYKDIHLRHVFQEAIYGFSVEGNPESIEKLAQQNSKQIISVSPVNEYKAQGEEGVKIIGGEEIRGLFDKQNRRLTGKGVTVGVIDTGVDYTHPDLKRNFAGGRDLVDNDSDPMETKTLGRATVHGTHVAGIIAANGKLKGVAPDAKILAYRALGPGGGGTTENVLAAIEQAIKDKVDIMNLSLGNDINGPDLPISLALNRAVDRGIVAIAASGNSGPNVWTVGSPGTASKAISVGASTPTIEVPYLLIEGMREKLRIQPLEGSANWDLDRSYPIVDGGIGTAADLKEVTGKIVLIKRGKITFSEKAKNAREAGAKAVIIYNNLSGGFMGNLEEQIDIPVGSITKKDGELLKSKPNTLATIAISEEKDLLADFSSRGPVTDTWEVKPDIVAPGVAINSTIPGGYLSLQGTSMAAPHVAGACALIKQAHPEWTPDQIKAALMNTAKPLEKNGKLYRTYEQGAGRIQVNEAVKATSLVSPSSLRFGKFESEGDNHKTFLHVENLGGKPVRYTFDIPKQADGLKWSFPLAFTLQPGEARDVKLELEVNPAELKGKIHDGYLTIHAGANPIQIPYIYVLEEPNYPRVMGFDFKDGDRQGTYRYEVYLPGGAEEFGIALFNPDDFRFVGFLDTNQNVKKGLMSKEITEENLPPDGVYLAKVFAKKAGKEDFIETMLVIGEAVR
- a CDS encoding AtpZ/AtpI family protein, with amino-acid sequence MRNENRNPLKAYALMSAILASLVGSILIGIFAGRWLDKVWGTEPIFLIIGLFIGLAAGIYSMLFSIRKFYSGD
- a CDS encoding ATP synthase subunit I, whose amino-acid sequence is MPEFQTMFTRQRKWMFFLLSFYVLGWGFTSQQSIFLGLILGTSLSLFNLWLMARKIDKFGQAAAEGRTVRSLGSFSRMATGALAIVITMRYPEQFHLISVVIGLMTSYIVIMIDFFTHNLFSDK